Below is a window of Streptomyces sp. NBC_00223 DNA.
GTGTACGTCCAGGTCGCGCCGCCGTCCGAGATCTTGCCGGTGTCGGTGGCCAGGTCGCCGACCAGGACGGTCTTCCCGGAGGTCGGGTCGATCTTGTACCCGGTGAGCGTACGCGCGTAGAGAACCGAGACCGACAGCTGGTCGCTCACATACTGCTGGGCGGGGTCCAGGTAGTCGAAGCCGGCCTGGTCCAGGTCCTGGACGGTACCGCCCTTGACCGCGCCCGGCACGGCCGGGGCGGGGCCGTTGGAGTCGGCGGCGGTGCCGAGACCGTAGTTCGGGACCGGCGGCGGGGTGGACTTCGTGGTGTTCTTCGTACCCGTGGTCGTGCCGCCGCCGCTGCTGCACGCGGCGGTCAGCGACAGCGCCCCGGCGGCCACGATGGCGGCCGCCAAGCGAGCTTTGCTGTGTCTCATGAAATCCTGCCTGTCTGGACTGAACTGCCACTGATGCCGACGCCCGGTGCCCGCGGGTGGGCGAAAACCGGTCCGACGACCTGGACAACTTAAACGGACGAGCGTACTGGTACGAGCGGAACTGCCCGGCTAGCGAAGGGTCTTGGGGTCGAGAGCGTCCCTGACCGAGTCCCCGAGCAGGTTGAAGGCGACCACGAAGATCACCATCGCGATACCGGGGAAGAACATGAAGGTGATGTCGCTCTTGTAGAACGTGGCACCGGTCTGGAACATCAGACCCCAGTCCGGGGTCGGCGGGAGGATGCCGACGCCGAGGTAGGACAGACCGGCCTCGGCCGTCACGAAGACCGGCAGCATGAGGGTGGACTGCACCAGGATGGTGCTCCAGATGTTCGGCAGCAGCTCCTTGCGGATGATCCGCCAGGACGAGGCGCCGCTGATCCTGGCCGCCTCCACGAACTCGCGTTCCCGCAGCGACAGCACCTGGGCGCGGACCAGTCGGCCGATGCTCATCCAGCCGAGCAGGAACTGCACGCCGATCAGCACCAGCGGGCGCACCCACCAGGGCTCCGCGTCGCCGACACCGACGAACAGCGAGATGGCGACCGGGGAGAAGGCGATGAAGAAGAGCTGCTGGGGGAAGGACAGCATGAAGTCCGAGAGCCGGCCCATGAAGTAGTCCGTCTTCCCGGCCAGATAGCCCTGGGTGAGGCCGAACAGCACCCCGGTGGCCACCGAGATCACGGTGACCGCCAGCGCGATCAGCAGCGACGTCCTGATGCCGTAGATCAGCAGCATGAACACATCGCGGCCCAGCTGGGGTTCGACACCGAACCAGTGGGCGGCGCTCATACCGCCGTTGGCCCCGATCGGCAGGGCGTAGCTGTTGAGCAGCCCGTCGTCCTGGCCGTAGAGGTCGTACGCGTTCTTCCCGTACAGCTTGGAGATCAGGGGAGCGGCGAGCGCGATGACGATGAAGAAGATCACGACGCCCGCGCAGACGACGCCCGTCCGGTCGCGTTTGAAGCGGAGCCAGGCGAGCTGTCTGGGCGTACGTCCGGCGAGCTCCGGGGTGCCCTTGGCGCCCGGCGTGCCGGACCCGCCCTCGGGCTCGAGGGTGAGGCTGTCGCCGTCAGCGGCAGCCTGGCTTGGACTCGTCATTGGTTACATCCCCCGGGACCGAGAGCGTGCGTTGCGACGCGTGACGCGCGTCGCGGGTTGAGCGGACTTTCGCAATGGAATCAACTTCCAGTCAAGGGGGGAAGGAGGGAAGAAACCTTGTTGTATGGCATCTTGAGCGAAGATTTTGCAGATCGTCCTCCTTACGTGCTTGACAATGATCATTTGTAACGGGCATAGCGGATACCAAGGTACGAATCGCGTTTACCTGCGTGCAACTTGGCTGTCGCAACTCCGATATACGGACCGGGCAGTCTGAACAACGTACGGCCGTGCGGGTGCCGTTGGGCCGGCCGGGGCACACAGGGCCCCGGCCGGCCGTCCCGCGTCCCCCGCTCGTCTCCTGTGTCCCCCTGATCGCCGCGTCGCATACCGGGCGGAAGGGGTCGGTGGAGGCGGTCCGTCCGGTGAGCGGGATGGCCGTATACATACGTACCCCCGAGGCGCTCGTTCCCGGCCGTCGGGAGTGACCTGCGTCATAGTGTGACCTGCAGGAAACGCGTCAACACTGCGCGTTGTGTGGCCGGAAACCCTCATGCGCCCCCGCGTGCTTCCGTGCCCCGAGATATGCGGAGCCACGGAAGGTTATGATCCGTAGCCGTGGGTGGGTAATAACCATGTGGCAACTGACATGAACCCTGCGTACCTTGGGAGGTGAGCCGCTGTGGCACTCTCGATTTCGGCGGTGCTGCTGCTGCTGGTCGTCGTGGTCCTGCTGATCCGTCGGTCCGGGCTCAAAGCCGGACACGCCGTGGCGTGCACGCTGCTGGGTTTCTACCTGGCCAGTTCCACCGTCGCGCCGACGATCAGCGAGTTCACGAGCAATGTCGCGGGGATGATCTCGGACATCAAGTTCTGACCGGCCACGACGGGAGCCTTAGGCTTCCTCCATGAGCGATCTACCCGCCAGGCGTCTGCTGCTCGTCCACGCCCACCCGGACGACGAGACGATCAACAACGGCGCGACCATGGCCAAGTATGCGGCCGAGGGCGCGCTCGTCACCCTCGTCACCTGCACCCTCGGCGAGGAGGGTGAAGTCATCCCGGCCGGGCTGTCCCACCTGGCGGCCGACCGGGACAACACGCTCGGCCAGTACCGGATCGGCGAACTGGCTTCCGCCATGGCCGAGCTCGGCGTCACCGACCACCGTTTCCTCGGCGGCCCCGGCCGCTTCCGCGACTCCGGAATGATGGGCGTCGCGCAGAACGAGGAGCCCGGCTGCTTCTGGCAGGCCGACCTGGACGAGGCGGCCGGCCATCTGGCCGAGGTCATCCTCGACGTACGCCCGCAGGCGCTGGTCACCTATGACAGCAACGGCGGCTACGGCCACCCCGATCACATCCAGGCCCACCGGGTCGCCCTGCGCGGGTATGAACTCGCCGCCGACCAGGGCCACCGGATCGCCCGGGTCTACGAGATCTGCACCCCGCGCTCGGTCGTCGAGGCGGGCTTCGAGCGGCTGGCCGCGGCGGGCAAGGACTTCCCCTTCGAAGGCATCGCGAGCGTGGACGACGTCCCCGGCGTGCTGGACGACTCCCTGGTCACCGTCACCATCGACGGCAGCGACTACGCCGACCACAAGACGGCCGCGATGCGCGCGCACGCCAGCCAGATCGCCGTGGACGGCCCCTTCTTCGCGCTGTCCAACGACCTGGGGCAGCCCTTCTTCTCCACCGAGTACTACCGGCAGGTACGCGGCGACGCCCTGCCCGAGGGATGCGACGGCGACCTGTTCGGCGCCGAGCCCCCGTACGGGGAGGACGCGCGATGACCTCCCAGCGCACCCGCCTCCTGGTCTATGTCCTGCTCGCCGTGCTCGCCGTCCTCGTCGCGTGCGCCGGAGCGCTGGTGCAGGCCGGCTGGTTCCCCGGCGGGCTGCTGCTGGCACTGGCCGGGTGCGTGGCGCTCTTCTACGGGGGCGCCAAGGCCACCGGCACCCGGCTCGGGGCAGTCGTGCCCGGCGTGGTGTGGGTCATCGGCGTCATACTGCTCAGCTCCGCGCGCCCCGAGGGCGATTTTCTCTTCGCGGCGGGCGTCGGGCCGTACATCTATCTGCTGGGCGGCGCCATGTCCGCGGTGATCTGTGCCACTCTGCCCCAACTGCCCGTATCCAGGGCGAATGCCGCCTGACTTGGCGAGCAGGGGCCGGGTCGTGGTTGGGTGAGCGCGAGCGTTCCGCCGGACCAGGGCCGCCGCTGCGCGCAGGTCGGTAAGGTGGTCGCGCCGGCGAGCCGCCCGCCAAGAGACGTGACGGACGGCGTAGCTATCCGGGAGAGCCTGCTTTGACTCGTGAAACTGACAGTTCGTCCTCCGGTTCCCAGGGACGTGGCGGTGCCGCGTACCCGTCGGGGACCCAGCCCTACGGCACGCGCCCGTTCCCCTCACTGCATCCGCAGGAGCGGCAGCGGCCCGAAGGCGCTCCCGAGCCTGCCACGGAGCCCGACCCCGCCGCCGTACCTTCGGCCGACGAGCCGAAGACGGAGACGACGCTGACCACCCGGATCCGGATCAACATCCCCGGGTCCCGGCCGATCCCGCCCGTGGTCGTCCGCACCCCGGTCGACGAGAACGCCGCCGCGGCGGCCGCCGAGGCCGCGGCCAAGGCGGCGGAGGAGTCGGCGGCCGAACTCGCGGCCGCGGCGCCGCCCGAGGCGGAGCCGGAGAAGAAGGAAAAGAAGGCGAGCGACTGGTTCGCGCCGCGCAAGCCGGTGGGGCCGCAGGGCGGCGAGGGCGGCCCTCAGGGCGCCGGGCCGCAGAGCGCTCCCACGGGCGGCGGTTTCCCGGGCCCCGGCCCGGTGGGCGGCGCTCCTGCGGCGCCCGGCCGTACAGGCGGCGGTCCCATACAACCGACCGCGCCGGCCGACGCGGGCGACCCCTTCGCGGGCGCGTACGTCGACCCCTTCACCGACACCGGTTCGGCCCCCGGCCCCTTCCACCCCACGGCGGGCGGCACCCCGATCGACGGCGGCCCGGCTGCCCCGGGCGCGCACGGCACCCCGGCGGGCGGCTTCCCGGCCCCCTTCGGCGGCTCCGGCCCCGGCGGCGACGCGCCCCGCCCGTTCGGCACCGAGGACTTCCCGCCCGGCGTCCCGCGTCCCGCCGAGCCCTTCCCCGGCCCGATCGACCCCTTCGACGCCACCGCGCCCTTCGACGACCTGCACGCGCCGCGCCCCGACGACCCGTTCGCGGGCTATCAGTCGCCGTCGGCCCCCACCACCGGGCCCGTCACCGGGGACATGCCAATTCCCCCGGTCGACGGCTCCACCACCTCCGGCGGTTTTCGGCCACCTTCGGCACAGGGCCCGCCCACGCCGCCGGACGACCGGGTCTTCGCCGACACGCTGGTCGGCGGCATCCCGGCCGTCCCGTCCTCCGAGGCCCGCCCGCCGCGTCCGGCCGGCGCCCAGGGGCCCGTGACGGGGCCGCGTCCCGTACCGACACCGGCACCGACATCGACTCCGGCGCCGGGACCGGCGAAGAGCGCTCCCGC
It encodes the following:
- a CDS encoding ABC transporter permease; the encoded protein is MTSPSQAAADGDSLTLEPEGGSGTPGAKGTPELAGRTPRQLAWLRFKRDRTGVVCAGVVIFFIVIALAAPLISKLYGKNAYDLYGQDDGLLNSYALPIGANGGMSAAHWFGVEPQLGRDVFMLLIYGIRTSLLIALAVTVISVATGVLFGLTQGYLAGKTDYFMGRLSDFMLSFPQQLFFIAFSPVAISLFVGVGDAEPWWVRPLVLIGVQFLLGWMSIGRLVRAQVLSLREREFVEAARISGASSWRIIRKELLPNIWSTILVQSTLMLPVFVTAEAGLSYLGVGILPPTPDWGLMFQTGATFYKSDITFMFFPGIAMVIFVVAFNLLGDSVRDALDPKTLR
- a CDS encoding DUF6113 family protein, translated to MTSQRTRLLVYVLLAVLAVLVACAGALVQAGWFPGGLLLALAGCVALFYGGAKATGTRLGAVVPGVVWVIGVILLSSARPEGDFLFAAGVGPYIYLLGGAMSAVICATLPQLPVSRANAA
- the mshB gene encoding N-acetyl-1-D-myo-inositol-2-amino-2-deoxy-alpha-D-glucopyranoside deacetylase, whose amino-acid sequence is MSDLPARRLLLVHAHPDDETINNGATMAKYAAEGALVTLVTCTLGEEGEVIPAGLSHLAADRDNTLGQYRIGELASAMAELGVTDHRFLGGPGRFRDSGMMGVAQNEEPGCFWQADLDEAAGHLAEVILDVRPQALVTYDSNGGYGHPDHIQAHRVALRGYELAADQGHRIARVYEICTPRSVVEAGFERLAAAGKDFPFEGIASVDDVPGVLDDSLVTVTIDGSDYADHKTAAMRAHASQIAVDGPFFALSNDLGQPFFSTEYYRQVRGDALPEGCDGDLFGAEPPYGEDAR